CGGGGCAACAGTCCGGGCCGGAAGACCGGCGAAGGGTTGGCGGCTTCTGACTTCCAAGCTTGTCAGAAACCGAATGACAGGGTGAAGAAGTTGTTTGCACTCAGACGGCCGCTGTTCCTGTAGGCATAGCTGAATTCGATAAACCGCCCGCCCATCAGGCGCTTGAGGCCCCCGCCGAAACTGAGACCCTGCAGCGTGGGATCGTCCCCGTAATAGCTGTAGCCGAACTGGTCCTTGTCGTCCGTGAACTCATCGGTCTGGATTTTCCAGCCCATCCGGAGCGCCGCCGAAATGGCCGGGTTGAAATTGTAAGTCAGTTCGGTGCCCGTGGCGTAGCTGATAGGCATGTTGTTGTTGCGCCAGATTTCCCCAGCCGCCAGCCAGTTCGTCTTCTCATTGGTGTAAAGGTTGTAGGCCAGGGCCAGCTTGACCACCGTGGGCAGGCGGTAGGTGTGGGTGCGGATCATCATCTGACGGGTGTTGCGGGCCGAGATGGAGTAGATCGCCTCGTTCTCCCCAGGCTTCGAATCCCCTGAGTTGGAATAGTTCTCGTACCCGCTGGGGAACTGTCCGTCGAGATTTTCCGCCCCGACCTCGTACAATAGGTTCGAGCCGCGCATGGTGATATTGGTGCCCAGGTTCTGGATGGAGAAAGCGAACTTGACGTCGCGGCCGAAGAGCTCGGAGTAATAAATCCCGCCGGCATCGATCGCCATGGCGTTGCCGCCGACATTGCTGAACATCTCCTGATGGACGTACTTGACGTTGAGCCCGCCGCTGAAACGGTCCGAGAAATTGAAAGCCAGCGCGCCGCCCATCTGGAAATCGTAGGCCGAGAAATATCTCCCCGTGCCCTGCGGGCTGGACACGGTGGTCACCTCCATGTCCGGAATGTCCAGGTAGCCGAAAAACGCCCCCACGGTCACCCGGCCGTCGCCGACCGGCGCGGCGAACGCTCCATAGCTGTAAACCAGGTCCATGGTGTAGTCAACCAGGGTCAGCATCATCTCCCTGTGCTCCAGGAAACCCAGCCCGGCCGGGTTCCACCAGATGGAGGCGATATCGTCGGTGACAGCCGAGTAGGCGCTCCCCATGGCGATACCGCGCGCGCCGACAGGGATGGTCAGGAACTCGGCCGCACGCACTCCGGCAAATGAGGCGTCCTTTTGCCGACCCTCGGTAAGATATTTATCCAGACCGCTGTAATCCTGATTCGATACCCCCTGGGCCAGCAACGGCACGCCGGCCAGGCAAAAGAGCAGGAAAACA
The bacterium DNA segment above includes these coding regions:
- a CDS encoding PorV/PorQ family protein codes for the protein MLKKSAISGSITVFLLFCLAGVPLLAQGVSNQDYSGLDKYLTEGRQKDASFAGVRAAEFLTIPVGARGIAMGSAYSAVTDDIASIWWNPAGLGFLEHREMMLTLVDYTMDLVYSYGAFAAPVGDGRVTVGAFFGYLDIPDMEVTTVSSPQGTGRYFSAYDFQMGGALAFNFSDRFSGGLNVKYVHQEMFSNVGGNAMAIDAGGIYYSELFGRDVKFAFSIQNLGTNITMRGSNLLYEVGAENLDGQFPSGYENYSNSGDSKPGENEAIYSISARNTRQMMIRTHTYRLPTVVKLALAYNLYTNEKTNWLAAGEIWRNNNMPISYATGTELTYNFNPAISAALRMGWKIQTDEFTDDKDQFGYSYYGDDPTLQGLSFGGGLKRLMGGRFIEFSYAYRNSGRLSANNFFTLSFGF